One window of the Colletotrichum destructivum chromosome 6, complete sequence genome contains the following:
- a CDS encoding Putative cullin protein, neddylation, with amino-acid sequence MISGRGGGGTAMRAGRIRPPRRPGRLTSGIDTSDFEQCWETLKQALTDIHDQNCSTLSFEQLYRASYKIVLKKKGEMLYERVKQFEEQYFSDHVIPTIERLVTANLVSAAMGGAATSVNERRKMGEIFLGGVRKSWDHHNTSMNMTADILMYLDRGYTQDARKASIYTATIGLFRDHILRASLNSSGQYTVFDILNSVILDHINMERDGDTIDRHLLRNIVRMLDSLYESDEENEAEKLYLTVFEPEYLQSEQEYYKRECERLLRDADAGAWLRHTQRRLQEENDRCDTTIHYETRERSIKVVEEELISAHLDDFLNLEGSGLKSMVNYDREEELSILYQLVSRVDSKKASLKKILSARVVELGLEIEQMLKDTNFSAATAQADGEEIDGGEKAKALSSSAQQTAAAIKWVDDVLKLKDKFDNLWIKCFQQDLIIQTALTKSFSDFINMFTKSSEYVSLFIDDNLRRGIRGKTETETEEVLEKAITVIRYLSDKDLFERYYQKHLAKRLLNNKSESHDVEKSMISRMKQELGNQFTAKFEGMFRDMESSAELTSGYRDHIKGLGDVSRKQIDLAVNVLTTNSWPPEIMGRTSQFSEGGGCIFPEEIKRLQESLLKYYLTNRSGRKLTWLGSTGSADVRCVFPAIPGGKGPLARERKYEINVPTYGMVVLLLFNELEEGEELSLEEIQAKTNIPSQDLARTLTSLSIVPKARVLAKEPATKSIKPGDKFKFNPSFVSKTVRIKAPIINATSKVEGDEERKQTEEKNNQTRAHVIDAALVRIMKQRKELGHSQLITEVIDQLSSRFKPEISLIKKRVEDLIVREYLERVEDTSTPTYRYLA; translated from the exons ATGATTTCTGGcagaggtggaggaggtacGGCCATGCGGGCCGGACGCATTCGgcctccgcgccgcccagGTCGC CTCACATCAGGCATCGATACCAGCGACTTCGAGCAGTGTTGGGAGACTCTCAAGCAGGCCCTCACAGACATCCACGACCAGAACTGCAGCACGCTGTCGTTCGAGCAGCTCTACCGGGCGTCTTACAAGATAGTACTTAAGAAAAAGGGGGAGATGCTTTACGAGCGGGTGAAGCAGTTCGAGGAGCAGTACTTCTCCGACCACGTTATCCCTACCATCGAGCGCCTGGTCACGGCCAACCTGGTAAGCGCCGCTATGGGTGGCGCGGCCACCTCGGTCAACGAGCGCCGCAAGATGGGCGAGATTTTCCTTGGAGGCGTGCGAAAGTCCTGGGACCACCACAACACTTCCATGAACATGACGGCCGACATTCTCATGTACCTCGACCGGGGCTACACTCAGGATGCTCGCAAGGCGTCCATCTACACGGCCACAATTGGCCTGTTCCGTGATCATATCCTGCGTGCGTCGCTCAACTCGAGTGGGCAATACACCGTCTTCGACATACTCAACTCGGTCATCCTTGACCACATCAACATGGAGCGTGATGGTGATACGATTGACCGCCACTTGCTGCGCAACATTGTTCGAATGCTGGATTCCCTCTATGAATCAGACGAGGAAAACGAGGCCGAAAAGCTGTACTTGACCGTCTTCGAGCCCGAGTATCTCCAATCCGAGCAAGAATACTACAAGCGCGAGTGTGAGCGGCTGctccgcgacgccgacgccggcgcaTGGCTGCGACACACCCAGCGTCGGTTGCAGGAGGAGAACGACCGATGCGACACCACCATCCACTATGAGACAAGAGAGAGGTCCATCAaggttgtcgaggaagagctcATTTCGGCCCATCTGGACGACTTCTTGAACCTCGAGGGCAGTGGCTTGAAGTCTATGGTCAACTATGaccgcgaggaggagctgtCCATTCTCTACCAGCTGGTATCGCGGGTCGACTCTAAGAAGGCGTCCCTCAAGAAGATCCTGTCTGCGCGTGTGGTCGAACTTGGCCTTGAGATTGAACAGATGCTCAAGGATACGAACTTTTCGGCCGCCACTGCACAGGCTGACGGGGAGGAGATTGATGGTGgagagaaggccaaggcgctGAGCTCATCCGCCCAGCAGACAGCTGCGGCTATCAAGTGGGTTGACGACGTCCTTAAGCTCAAGGACAAGTTCGACAACTTGTGGATCAAGTGCTTTCAGCAGGACCTCATTATCCAGACTGCACTTACCAAGAGCTTTTCCGACTTCATCAACATGTTCACCAAGAGCTCCGAGTATGTCTCGCTTTTTATCGACGACAATCTTCGACGCGGCATTCGAGGcaagaccgagaccgagaccgaggaggTTTTGGAGAAGGCCATTACCGTGATCCGCTACCTCTCGGACAAGGACCTCTTTGAGCGGTACTACCAGAAGCACTTGGCCAAGCGTCTCCTCAACAACAAGTCGGAGAGCCACGATGTTGAGAAATCGATGATCTCTCGTATGAAGCAGGAGCTTGGCAACCAGTTCACCGCCAAGTTTGAGGGCATGTTCAGAGACATGGAGTCATCTGCCGAGTTGACGTCAGGCTACCGGGACCATATCAAGGGCCTGGGCGATGTATCGCGCAAACAGATCGACCTTGCTGTCAACGTCTTGACGACCAACTCATGGCCTCCCGAAATCATGGGCCGCACATCGCAGTTCTCCGAGGGCGGTGGTTGCATATTTCCCGAGGAAATCAAGCGTCTTCAGGAAAGCCTTCTCAAGTACTACCTCACCAATCGCAGTGGCCGCAAGTTGACTTGGCTTGGATCGACTGGCAGTGCTGACGTCCGCTGTGTTTTCCCCGCCATACCTGGTGGTAAGGGCCCTCTGGCTCGTGAGCGAAAGTACGAGATCAACGTTCCCACATACGGCATGGTCGTGCTCTTGCTCTTCAATGAGCtggaggaaggcgaggagcTGTCTCTCGAAGAAATCCAAGCCAAGACCAACATCCCTTCTCAGGACCTTGCCAGAACCCTCACTTCCTTGTCCATCGTCCCCAAGGCCAGAGTGCTGGCCAAGGAGCCCGCCACcaagagcatcaagcccggCGACAAGTTCAAGTTCAATCCATCCTTCGTCAGCAAGACTGTTCGGATCAAGGCgcccatcatcaacgccaccagcaaggtcgagggcgacgaggaacgGAAGCagaccgaggagaagaacaaCCAGACCCGAGCCCATGTCATTGACGCCGCACTTGTCAGAATTATGAA ACAACGCAAGGAGCTCGGCCATTCGCAGCTCATTACCGAGGTCATTGACCAGCTCAGCAGCCGCTTCAAGCCTGAGATCAGCCTCATCAAGAAGCGAGTCGAGGATCTGATCGTGCGCGAATACCTCGAACGCGTCGAGGACACATCGACACCGACGTATCGCTACCTCGCCTGA
- a CDS encoding Putative mitochondrial import protein TIM15 — MASRSPFTKLTPMLRRACPGASPLNRSSPILQALQAQQQPFQPTVAARFAHAIPKPKATRDAEAKSPAQMRLEASPHYQLDFTCVPCDTRSRHKVSKQGYHHGSVLITCPSCRNRHVISDHLGIFGDRKVTVEDLMREKGRLVKRGTLGEDGDIEFYPDEAAAAAAEAEATPDTKKDGSS, encoded by the coding sequence ATGGCCTCGCGCTCGCCCTTCACAAAACTCACGCCCATGCTGCGGCGAGCTTGCCCCGGCGCATCGCCACTCAACCGTAGCAGCCCCATCCTCCAGGCCCTGCAGGCCCAACAACAACCTTTCCAGcccaccgtcgccgcgcgCTTCGCACACGCGATCCCGAAACCAAAAGCCAcgcgcgacgccgaggccaagtcCCCCGCCCAGATGCGCCTCGAGGCGTCGCCGCACTACCAGCTCGACTTCACCTGCGTGCCCTGCGACACCCGCTCCCGCCACAAGGTCTCCAAGCAGGGCTACCACCACGGCTCTGTCCTCATCACCTGCCCCTCGTGTCGCAACCGCCACGTCATCAGCGACCATCTGGGCATCTTTGGCGACCGCAAGGTTACCGTCGAGGACCTGATGCGCGAGAAGGGGCGCCTCGTCAAGAGAGGCACcctgggcgaggacggcgataTCGAGTTCTACCctgacgaagccgccgccgctgccgctgaaGCTGAGGCCACCCCCGATACCAAGAAGGACGGCTCTTCTTGA